TATGATATAGTATCCGAGTTAGATGAAAAAGAATTGTTAGATAATTTAGATTTACCGCTACTCTCAATTTATTGTGACGCATACGCTAGAGTTCAAGAACTAACTAATTTAATAGATAAGGAAGGGTACATCATATTCCGTATGAACGATAAAGGTAGCGTCACTACTAGTAAGAATCCTAATGTAGATATCTTGAAACTAATGCAAAAAACTGTCTTAGATTATGCGGTCAGATTAGGGCTGAATAGCATCGATAGGACTAAACTAATTACTACTAAACCGAAAGATGAAGAGGTGGATCCTTTTGAAACTTTCATTAAGTAAGAAAGAACTAAAAGAGTTAGATCCTACTAACCCATTAGACCTATATGTAATTAATGTATTTAAGCATAAAGTGCCGATAGGGACAAATCAGTTTCTGGTGATAAAAAGATATCTAAATTTAAAGAAAAAAAGGGAATATTACTTGGACCTTCAAGCGGTGAATGACATCATATCAATTACCAACCTACTTGTAATAGTTAAAAATAGTAGAATAGAAAAATTTAAGACTCGAGATTTCCAGAATTTCATATTAGGTAACCTTGTCGGATGGAAAATAGTTAAGACTGGAAAGAATTTATATCGCGAAGGCTATATACAGCTTGCAAGACAAAACGGAAAGTCGTTACTGTTAGCTGCGCTAGCGATATACTATTCTGTGTTTAAGTCTTTTAGAAATGCTCGTATATTCTGTGCAGCAACCAAAAAAGAACAGGCAAAGATAGTATGGAAGAATATTAAGACATTTATAGAAAACAACAAAGTTTTAAAAAAGAAATACTTTAAAGTCAAAGAACACGCGAGTTTAATCATAAGTAAGTTTGGTAATGAAATCATAGCTCTTTCGAAAGATAGTAAGTCACTGGACGGTTTCGATTCAGTATTAGGAATCATAGATGAATACCATGCACATAAAACTGAGGAGGTATATAAACTTATTTCAGACGGGCAAATATATGTAGACGACTCATTAATCATCGCTATTACTACCGCAGGACCTAATTTATCATATCCTTGTTATCACCAATATACATATTGTAAGAATATATTAAATGAAATAGTAGAAAAGGACTCACTATTCATATTCATTGCCGATTTAGATAACAAAGACAAAGTAAGTAATACTAATAACTGGATTAAGGCTAATCCGTTTATTTGCTTAAACCAAGACTATTCAATTAATGAAGAAGGTATTAAAAGAATAAACGATGAATACAAGGAAGCATTGGAAAAGCAAGGTAGTACCATGAATAACTTTCTTACTAAGAAGTTGAATTTCTGGGTACAAAAGAGTGAAAATGATTATCTAGATAAGTCGAAAATTAAATTGAACGGGTCATTTTTAACATTGGAATTTATGAGAGGTAGAGAGGTATATGTAGGATTAGACCTTTCGAGTGGAGGAGACTTAACGAGTATAGGAATGGTATTTAAATTAGAGGACGGGACTTATTACATACATTCTCATTCGTTCGTGCCAAGTGAAGTAATAGAGAAGAAAGAACGTGTCTCAAAAGCTCCGTATAGAGATTGGATAAGAAGAGGGCTAATTACTTTAACACCTGGATTCAAGACAGATTACAAATTCATATTAGAGTATTTGAAAAACACATTAGAAA
This is a stretch of genomic DNA from Streptobacillus canis. It encodes these proteins:
- a CDS encoding phage terminase small subunit P27 family — encoded protein: MIPPGWLNEKSKVIFYDIVSELDEKELLDNLDLPLLSIYCDAYARVQELTNLIDKEGYIIFRMNDKGSVTTSKNPNVDILKLMQKTVLDYAVRLGLNSIDRTKLITTKPKDEEVDPFETFIK
- a CDS encoding terminase large subunit, which encodes MKLSLSKKELKELDPTNPLDLYVINVFKHKVPIGTNQFLVIKRYLNLKKKREYYLDLQAVNDIISITNLLVIVKNSRIEKFKTRDFQNFILGNLVGWKIVKTGKNLYREGYIQLARQNGKSLLLAALAIYYSVFKSFRNARIFCAATKKEQAKIVWKNIKTFIENNKVLKKKYFKVKEHASLIISKFGNEIIALSKDSKSLDGFDSVLGIIDEYHAHKTEEVYKLISDGQIYVDDSLIIAITTAGPNLSYPCYHQYTYCKNILNEIVEKDSLFIFIADLDNKDKVSNTNNWIKANPFICLNQDYSINEEGIKRINDEYKEALEKQGSTMNNFLTKKLNFWVQKSENDYLDKSKIKLNGSFLTLEFMRGREVYVGLDLSSGGDLTSIGMVFKLEDGTYYIHSHSFVPSEVIEKKERVSKAPYRDWIRRGLITLTPGFKTDYKFILEYLKNTLETYELNIVDIGYDPYGAGAFLSDLEEITDSITSVQQSARNLGSTVDDFRICFEGKIVSYNKDNDLLKWSLGNAKVTYNSFGEPKVVKENGNEKIDPVVSIIDAWYLMFNNSEYEQDVNDSFDEWYKENK